A window of Clostridioides sp. ES-S-0010-02 genomic DNA:
TAAAATGATATTAATCAAAGAAAAACATTTATAATAATAGTATATCTTACAGAAAAAGGATGCAATTTGTAGAATTAAAGCTAGTCAATAAAATTAAAAATTTAAAGAAATTATAGGGAGGTTATAATCTTATGGAAAACGTTATTACAGGTCTAAGTAAAGGTGCAGAGTGGTTTATTGGTTTATTTCAAAAGGGAGGAGAACAATTTGTAGGTCTTATATCAGGGACTCTTCCAACATTAATCGTTTTAATGGTAGCTATTAACTCATTGATTAAAATAGTTGGTGAAGAAAGAGTAAATAAATGGGCTTCTAAACTTGGAAGAAATGCTTTTACAAGATATACTTTGCTTCCATTAGTGTCAGTATTTTTCTTAGGAAATCCTATGTGTTATACATTTGGTAGATTTCTAAAAGAGGAACATAAAGCAGGATTTTATGATGCAGCTGTTTCATTTGTACATCCAATTACAGGACTTTTCCCACATGCAAATGCAGGAGAACTTTTTGTATGGCTAGGTATTTCAGCAGGTTTAACTACATTAGGTAAGGAAACAACTACATTAGCATTATGGTATTTTATAGTTGGTCTAATTGTGATTTTTATAAGAGGTGTAGTAACAGAAAAAATGTACGCATTTTTAACAAGAAAAAATAAAGCAACAAATAAGGCTTAGGAGGGGTTTAAAATGGATGCAAATAGAGTATTAAAGATAGAAAAGGGAACTTCTGGTTGGGGAGGACCTTTATACATAAAAAAAGAAGCAACTAGAAATAAAATATTGTCAATGACTGCTGGTGGTATTCATGAAGTGACATTAAAAATAAAAGAATTATTGGATTGTGAGGTTATAGATGGATTTAAAACTGGGATTCCTGATGAAGAGGTGGCAGTAGTTATTATTGATTGTGGTGGAACAGCAAGGTGTGGGGTTTATCCAAAGAAGAAAATACCTACAATTAATGTAAATCCAGTGGGAAAAACAGGGCCTTTAGCAAAATTTATAACTGAAGAATACTATGTATCAGATGTTAATATTAATTGCATAAGTATTTTAGATGGTGAAGAAACACAAAAAAAATCTCAAGAAAATAAAAATGAAAGTCAAAGTTCTATTAGAAAGCCTGATAATTATAATGAAGTAAAATCAAAAGCTCAAGAAGAATATGCGAAGAAAAACATAATACTTTCTATTGGGCAAGGAGCAGGACAAGTAGTATCAAAGTTTTATGATGCGGGTAGAGATACTATCCAAATGATAATGAATAATGTAATACCATTTATGGCATTTGTAAGTATGCTTATGGGAATTATTTTGGCATCTGGGTTAGGTGATTGGATTGCAAAGGTAATATCACCACTTGCAGGAAACATTGGTGGTTTGTTAGTTATATCAATAATTTGTACACTTCCATTTTTATCACCTATATTAGGTCCTGGAGCAGTTATAGCACAGGTAGTAGGTACTCTTGTAGGAACACAAATTGGTCTTGGTGCAATACCAGCATATTTAGCACTTCCTGCTTTATTTGCAATAAATGGGCAAGCTGGCTGTGACTTTGTCCCAGTAGGATTAAGTTTAGGAGAAGCAGAACCAGAAACCGTGGAATATGGAGTACCAGCATTATTTTACTCTCGTTTAATAACTGGGCCAATATCTGTAATTATTGCGTATGGCGTTGCAATATTTGCATTAAGATAGTATTTTATGTTGTTATGAGATTTAAACTTAATTAATAAAATTGTAAATGTAAACTTAAGCTAGTCAAAATTTTAGTTAATGAAAGACTAGCTTTTGTAGTATTAATTAGGAGTGATTATTGATTTGGATTAATACTAAATTTTCCTCTAGCAAAGTGAAATTTTATGTATTAATTTGGTTTCAAGTTTGTACTAGAATGAAATCAAGGAGGAGATGCAAAATGAATGTAACTGAGAAAATTCCTTCTATTGACCGTAAAATATTCAAGATATTGATTATGTGTAGTAAAAAAGAGTTTGTAAGTATTGATTCAATAGCAGACGAATTGAATGTTACAACCAGAAGTGTCAGAACATATATAAAGCAATTGAATAAAGATTTAGGAAGTAACATAGCAATAATAAAATATATAAAAGGTCAAGGCTATAAACTAGAGATAAAAGATAAGCAAATACTCAATAAGATTATTGATGTGAATAAAAAAAGTGTATTTTCATTAAATTCAAAGGAAGAGAGGGCAGAGTTTATACTAAATTATTTGATAGAACTAGATGGATTTATTACACTGGATAGTCTAGCAGATGAGATGTGTATAGGAAGAACTACGCTAGTAAATGACTTTCAATATGTAGAAAAGGTATTAAATTCTTATAATTTGAATTTAGTAAAAAAGCAAAATACAGGAATGAAATTGCATGGTAGTGAACTTGATATTAGGTTACTTATATTAAATCAGTTGTATAAAGATTCAAGAAAAGATTTAAATAATTCTAAGTACTTTAAATGTATCAAAAAAGAAGAAATTGCAAGTTTAGAAGAAGAATTATTGACTTTATTTAAAAATAATAATTTTTATGTTACAGATGAAATGCTCAGAGAAGTTTTTAATTACATAGTAGTTTTGATGTATAGAGTAAAAGAACAGAAGATAGTAAAAGAGTATGATGTAAAATTTGATTTACTTAAGTCATATGATGAGTATCTTATTGCTGGGGAAATAAAGAATATTTTATCAGAAAAATTTGAATATATTTTAAATGATGAAGAAATTATTTATTTAACTATACCATTAGTAAGTGGAAATGCACCAGCATCAGAATGTGCTTTAAATAGTAGTAGAATAAATAAAAATATTGATGATTTAATGGAAAGCATATTCAATCAGATATATGTTGATATGGGTATTTTTATAAATGAGGATGAGTTAAGGGTAGGACTTGGATATCATCTTAGTTTTACACTGAACAGGCTATTATTTAATATAAAATTAAAAAATGTATTGTTAGAAGAAATCAAACAAAACTATATACTTCCATTTAAGCTGGCACAAATAGCAGGAAAAGTAATAGAGAAAAAATATAATCTAGAAGTTTCTGAGGATGAAATTGGTTATATAGCAATTCATTTTAGTGGATACTTAGAAAGAAATAGTAGTAGATTTTATTCAATTAAGAAAATAGCAATTATATGTGGGACAGGTCTTGGAACAGCAAAACTATTAAAAATAAGAGTTGAAAAATTGATAGGAAATAATCCTAAAATTGATACTCTTTCAAGTTTTAATTTGAGAAACATTAATTTAGATGAATACGATATAGTTTTTACAACTATTGATTTAGATACATCAAATATAAATACAATAGTATTAAAAATCAATACAATATTTGATGAAAATAAATTGAGGGAACAATTAAAGACCGTATTATGTTTAAGAGAAGGCAACATAGATACTACTGATTCTCCAAATTTACTAATAAATAATTTGTTAAATGAAAATAAATTTATGATATTAAATGAAAAAACGATACTTGATTCATTAGAAAAAATGATGGACAATCTTATGGATTTGGGATGTATTGATGATAATTTTAGAAAAAATATAATCAAAAGAGAAGAAAAATCTCCTACAGTTTTTGATAAAGGTTTATTATTTCCTCATGCTGTAAATGAAAAGTCAGATAAATTTTTAATGGCAGTTGGGGTTTTAGAAGAGCCAATATTTTATGCAAATAGAAGTATAAAAATAATACTTATGACAATGTTTCCATGTGAGGATAAGGTGGATTCAGATTTATTGGTAAAGATTTATGAAGAAGTTTTAAAGATAGGACAAAATGTAAAATTAACAAATAAGATAAGTAAATGTAGAAGCTTTGTAGAATTTAAAAAAGTATTGATTGAGAATATTATATAGGTTTTGTATAGGACTAAAAAAACAAATTAATTTATGAAAGGTGTGTAAATATGAAACTACTTATAATTTTATTTGTTGTTTATGTTTTAAATACTTTGTTTGTAATGAATCAGAATAAACTATATTTCAAAGCCTTAAATAAAGCTAAAAAAATGGGCGATATAGTGTCTACAGGAAAAAAGAAAAGTTATTTTTCTAAAGGAAGTATAGCTATTATATCTTCAGATTCAGAGGGATTTATAAAGTGTGGAGAAATTTTAAAAGGTCGCACAGTGATGGCTAAGTTTAAAGAGATTGAAGATATAAAAGGATTGGACATATATAGTGCAGAGCAAAAATTTAAAGATGAAGAAAGTATTGTACAAGCTATAAAATTTATAAAAGAAAAAATAAATGTTTCTTTTAATTAATCTAATATAAATTATCAGGAGGGATATCATGAAGTATGAAGTTAAGATAAGTGGGATAGGCAGTTTAGTTGAAGAATTAATAAATGAAAGCAACTGTCTTATTATATACGATGAAACTATTAATGATGAAGATTTGAAAGATATATCTGTAATTCATTCAATATCAACATTAAAAAGTAATGTTGAAATAGGGGATACACTTACAATAGGAAATCGAGATTATTGTATAGTTTCAGTTGGTGATATTGCTCAAAATACTCTTAGAGAAATTGGTCACTGTACAATTAAATTTGATGGAGAAGATAAAGTAAATTTACCTGGAGAAATACATGTAGAAATTGGAAAACCAGATATAAAGATTGGAGATTTAATAACTATTTATTAATTTGAAAAATAAAATTATTATAACAGGAGGAATTGATATGTTAGATTTAAACAGAAAACTTGCAAAGCTAGAAGAAGAAGGTAAAAAAATAAAAGTAGCTCTTATAGGTGCTGGTCATATGGGTAATGGAATGGTAAGTCAAATGGTAAATATGAAAGGAATGGAAGCATCTATTGTTGTAGATATAAATCTAGAATTAGCTCGTAAAGCATTTACTGATGCAGGTATAGAAGAAGAAATCATAGATAATGTAACAAATGAAACAGATGCAGAATTAAAATTACAAGAAGGAAAAGTATTAACATGTAATGACTTTCTTGTGGCTTGCAAAACAAAGTCAATAGATGTAGTTATAGATGCAACAGGAGGTATTGCAATTGGTGCAGAAATAGCACTAAATGCTATTTTAAATAAAAAACATATAGTAATGTTAAACGCTGAAACTGATTGTGTTGTTGGTCCAATACTTAAAAAATTAGCAGATGACGCAGGAGTAATATTTACAGGTTCTGCAGGAGATGAACCAGGGGCAGTAATGGGTCTATTTGATTTTGCAGATGCAATGGGATTTGAAGTTAGAGTAGTAGGTAAAGGTAAAAACAATAAACTAGATTTAGACTGTAATCCTGATACTGTAAAAGAAGAAGCAGAAAGAAAAGGAGCTTCACCTCATATGATAGCTTCTTTTAAAGAAGGTACTAAAACAATGGTAGAAATGGCTTTAATGTGTAATGCAACTGGATTTGTACCTGATGTAAGAGGTGGGCATGGTATTGAAGCTACAGTTAATGAAGTACCTAAGAAATATGCATTAAAAAGCGAGGGTGGAGTATTAGATAATTATGGTGTAGTTGATTTTGTAAATGGTATAGCACCTGGTGTTTTCGTTGTAGTTGCTCATAAATTAAAAGCAGTTAATGATGAATTAAAATACTTAAGTATGGGTGATGGACCTAATTACATATTATATAGACCATATCATTTATGCAGTTTAGAAACTCCTTTATCAGCAGCAATGGCAGTTTTAGAGCATAAGGCTACAATAGTGCCTAAAGCTGGATTAGTTGCAGAAGTTATGACTATAGCTAAGAAAGACTTGAAAAAAGGTGAGTATATGGATGGATATGGTGCATATACATGCTATGGCACTATAGAAAAATATGATGTTGCAAAAGAAATGAATGCTGTACCTATTGGTTTAATCAGTAAAAAGACTAAAGTTATTAAAGATATTAAAAAGGGTGAAGTTATAACATATGATATGGTAGAGATAGAAAAAGATACTACTTTATATCATTTAAGACAATTACAAGAAAAAATATTTGGATAAAATTTATTGTATAATAATATAATATAGATGTTATTTAAAAGAGGGTTGATGGTTATTTTAAAATCAGCCCTTTTAAATTTTTTTATATTTTTTGAGAGAGTGTTTTGATAAATCTTATTTTATAGTTTGTTTACAGTTAAAAATCTTACTAGTAGGTTTAATTTAAATTAATTCTGCAATTTTATATTCATATTTAAGATAATATAATTAAAAATTTTAATATAAAATGAATTAAAATAGCCAATTATGTATTATAATATTAACTGTAATACTAATATAGTTCTATTAATTAAAGAAATATCCCCCATTAATATACAATAAATATCTTTAAGCAAAAGAACTTGGTAAAAAATATATCGTATTCAATAAAAAATCTGTTTACAGAATGGTATATATAGTTATATAATATACTATATAAGATACGAAAAGATAAAAAGTATAGCACAATGAAAGAAGGTGATTATTATTCAGCTTAATGAAAGACAACTAAAAATAATAGATATAGTTAAGGAAAATGAACCAATAACGAGTGAAAGTATTGCCTCCAGCTTGAATGTGACTCGTGCTACACTTAGATCTGATTTAGCTATATTAACAATGACAGGAATACTAGACGCAAGACCAAAAGTTGGATATTTTTATTCAGGAGTTAGTGAAATTAATTTAATTGGTAAAAGTATAAAAGAAAAAACAGTAGAAGATATAATGAGCATGCCTGTACTAGCTAAGAAAGACGAAAGTATATATGATGTAATAGTCACTATGTTTTTATCTGATGTAGGGAGTATAGTTATTATAGATGAAAATGAAGAATTATGTGGAGTTGTTTCTAGAAAGGACTTATTAAAAGCAACTATAGGAGGTTCTGATATAAATAAGATGCCAATAGGTATGATAATGACAAGAACTCCAAATGTAGTTACTCTGACTAAGGGAGCAAGTGTTTTATTGGCTTCAAAAAAAATAATAGAACATGAAGTAGATTCGATTCCAATTGTTGAATATAAAGAAGAAGACAAAAATCATATGAGAGTTGTTGGGAGAATATCAAAAACCAACATAACTAAGCTATTTTTAGAAATAGTTGACAATTAAGGAGGTATGCTGGTGAAAAACCTAATTATATATGCAGTATCAGACTCAGTAGGGGAGACTGCACAACAAGTTGCAAAAGCATGTATGTCACAATTTTATGTAAATGAAACTTATGAAATAAAAAGATTTCCATATATGATTAATAAGGGAGTATTACTTGAAACACTAGAAAATGCAAAAGCTGAAAACGCTTTGATTGTATATACATTAGTTGATGAAGAGCTATGCAGTATTGTTGAAAGATATTGCGAAAGAGAAGGTCTTAGTTGTATAGATTTGATGACAGATATATTAAGGGAAATAAGTAAAAGAACTGGAAGAAAACCTAAAAGAGAAGCTGGTATAATCAGAAAATTAGATGAATCTTACTTTAAGAGAGTTGAGGCTATAGAATTTGCAGTAAAATATGATGATGGAAAGGACCCTAGAGGAGTTCTTCAAGCAGACATAATTTTAGTGGGAATATCAAGAACATCTAAAACTCCTTTAAGTATGTATTTAGCTAATAAAAATATAAAAGTAGCTAATGTACCATTAGTTCCAGAAATACCAATTCCTAAAGAAGTATTTGAAATAGAAACTAAGAAGATAATAGGTCTTACTAATTCACCTGAAAAGTTGAATGAAATAAGAACTCAAAGATTAAAAGCTTTAGGGCTATCTAGTAAAGCTAATTATGCTAACTTAGAAAGAATACTTCAAGAATTAGACTATTCAGAAGAAATAATGAAGAAAATTGGATGCCCAGTAATAAATGTTTCAAATAAAGCAATTGAAGAAACTGCAGGTATAATTTTAGACATAATGAAGGAAAATGGTCTAAAAATATATAAAGAAATAGAAATTTAATAAAATGTTTAATAATAAAAATGATATAAATTAAAATAAAAAAGATTAATGGGGGATTTAACAATGGAAACTAAGTATGTTTATAGTTTTGGTGAAGGAAGCAAAGACATGAAATCTTTACTAGGAGGTAAAGGTGCCAATTTAGCAGAAATGACTAAGATAGGCTTACCTGTCCCTCCTGGATTCACTATAACAACAGAGGCATGTAATGACTACTATGTTAATAATGAAAGTATAAGAGCAGAAATAATAAAAGAAATAGAAGCACATCTAGCTACTTTAGAAAAAGATTTAAACAAAACATTAGGATGCAATAAAAATCCACTACTAGTATCAGTTCGTTCTGGTGCAGTATTCTCTATGCCAGGAATGATGGATACAATACTTAACTTAGGTCTTAATGACAATAGTGTTATTGGTCTAGCAGAAGCTACACAAAATGAAAGATTTGCATATGATAGTTACAGAAGATTCATACAAATGTTTTCTGATGTTGCTATGGAAGTGCCAAAATACAAATTTGAAAATGTACTAGATAGAGTAAAAGAAGCAAAAGGATACACAGTTGATACAGAACTTACAACTGATGACTTAAAAGAAATAGTAAAAGAATTTAAAGCAATATACAAAAAAGAAATAAAAAGTGATTTTCCACAAGACCCAAAAGAGCAATTAATGCTTGCTATAGAGGCAGTGTTTAGATCATGGAATAACCCTCGTGCAATCGTATACCGTAGATTAAATGATATAGCTCATAATTTAGGAACAGCAGTAAATATTCAATCAATGGTATTTGGTAATATGGGAGAAACTAGTGGTACAGGTGTTGCATTTACTAGAAATCCAGCTACAGGAGAAAATAAATTATTTGGTGAATTCTTAATGAATGCTCAAGGTGAAGATGTTGTTGCAGGTATAAGAACTCCTCAAAATATATCAACTCTTGCTGAAGTAATGCCAGCTGTATTTGATGAATTCGTAAAAATTACTCATATACTTGAAGGTCACTATAAAGATATGCAAGATATAGAGTTTACTATAGAAAATGAAAGATTATATATATTACAAACTAGAAATGGTAAAAGAACAGCAGCAGCAGCAATAAATGTAGTAGTTGATTTAGTTGAAGCTGGAATAATAGATGAAAAAGAAGCTATAATGAGAATTGAGCCTAATCAATTAGACCAGTTATTACATCCAAAATTTGAAGATAAAGCTTTAAAAGAAGCTAAAGTTATAGCAAAAGGTTTACCAGCATCACCAGGTGCAGCAAGTGGTAGAGTTTACTTCAATGCTGATGATGTAGTAAAAGCAAATGAAAAGGGAGAAAAAGTAGTTTTAGTTAGACTAGAAACATCTCCAGAAGATATAGAAGGTATGGTTAAGGCTGAAGGAATTCTTACAGCTAGAGGTGGAATGACATCACATGCAGCAGTTGTTGCTAGAGGTATGGGTAAATGTTGTGTTGCTGGATGTGGAGAAATAAAAGTTGATGAGTTTAATAAAGAAGTAAGAGCTCTTGATGATATAGTTATAAAAGAAGGAGAGTACATTTCTATAGATGGTTCTACAGGAAATGTTTACTTAGGAGATGTTAAGAAAACAGAAGTTTCTTTAACTGGAAACTTTGAAAAATTAATGCAATGGGTAGATAAGCATAAATGTATGATGGTTAGAACTAACGCAGATAATCCTAGAGATGCTCGTGCAGCTATAGAATTTGGTGCTGAAGGTATAGGTCTATGTAGAACTGAGCATATGTTCTTTGATGAAGACAGATTACCAGCAGTTAGAGAAATGATATTGTCTAATACAGTAGAGCAAAGAGAAAAAGCTCTTGAAAAAATATTACCAATGCAAAGAGAAGATTTTGTAGAGTTATTCAAAGTTATGGATGGAAAGCCAGTTAATATAAGATTACTAGATCCACCACTACATGAATTCTTACCTCATGATGATGAAACTATAGAAGAACTTTCAAAAACTATGGGAATAAAAGTAAGTGATATTAAGAAGAGAATAGTTGATTTAGATGAATTTAACCCAATGCTTGGGCACAGAGGATGTAGACTTGCAATAACTTATCCTGAAATATGTGTAATGCAATCTAAGGCAATAATACAAGGTGCTATAGAAGCAATAAGAGCAGGTGTTAAAGTTTCTCCAGAAATAATGGTTCCATTAATTGGAGAAGTAAATGAGTTAAAGATAATAAGAAAAATGATAGTAGAAACTGTTGATGCTATAATCAAAGAAGAAGGAGTAGAAGTTCCTTATACTGTAGGTACTATGATAGAAATACCTAGAGCTTGTTTAACAGCTGATGAAATAGCACAAGAAGCAGACTTCTTCAGTTTTGGTACTAATGACTTAACTCAAATGGCATTTGGATATTCAAGAGATGATGCTGGTAAATTCTTAGGTCAATATGTAGATGAAGAAATATTAGAAAAAGACCCATTCCAAGTACTAGACCAAAATGGTGTTGGTAAGTTAGTTAAGATGGGAGTTAAATTAGGTAGAGAAGTTAAACCAGAATTAAAACTAGGAATATGTGGAGAACATGGTGGAGAACCATCTTCAGTAGAGTTCTGTTATAATGTAGGACTTAACTATGTATCTTGTTCACCATTTAGAGTGCCAATTGCTAGACTTGCAGCAGCTCAAGCATCTATAAAAAACCCTAGATAATAATATATTATAAATATATATAATTAAACTAAAATATTATATCTCCTATATATCAATGTATCAAATAGAGTATTTGTAAATTGAGTATAGGGGATTTTTATTTTATATTATTATAAAAAAACTAATTTATATTATAGTAGGTGAAACGTATTTAATTATGTTGCATACATTATTGTAAGAGAGAAATTTCAACCAATAATTAAATTGAGTTTACTGGAGGGGATAAAGTTGACAAAGTGTCCTAAATGTGGAAAAGAAGTATCATCACGTCCAGGTAGTATATGCCCACGATGTGGATTTAAAGTAGTAGAAGAGAGTCTTAAAATGAGATGCCCAGAACCTAGCTGTAGAGCATTAGTATCTAGGAAGTTGGACTATTGTCCTAAATGTGGATGTAAGCTGAAAGGATATAATATTTCAGAATTTGTTAATATGGTCAGATGTAAAATAGATGAAACATTTGATAAGAAGTAATTAAATTAAGCTTTAGACTTTATTTTGTAGTGAAGAATATATGTGTTCTTAGAATCAATAATATTTTAGTAAATAGAAAAAGAGTTGAACTAATAATAAGCCAACTCTTTTTCTATTTTATTGAGCAAATTTATTTTAGTAAATAAATGCTTTTATACAACAGTATTATTTTTTGCCTCCATCGCTAAGTATCCATGGCTTTTCTATACCATTTTTTAATGAATTATAGTTTACAATAAGTGTATCATAGCTATTTTTAGCATCTTCATTGCTTACTACTTGTTTTTTATAGTCAGTTAGAGTAATCAATCCTAAGTCATATCTTAGCTTAGTATTTTTTAATTGTTTTTCCGATAATTCAAGCTGTTTTTTAGTTGTTCCAATTGTATCTTCTAAAGCAAGTAATTGTGCATAGCTATCAATCAAGCCTTTTTTTAGAGCTTTTTTACTATCCTCTAGTGTAACTAAGCCATTTTCAGTATTATATTTTTGTTGAAGATAATTTGCATATGTAGTAAGTCCAGATGCATAAGTCTGTCTTTCAAGATTGTATGCTTCAACTGCTTTTTCATATTGCTCATAATCTTTATCATATTTCTTCTTAAGAACTTCATATTCAGCATCAGTTAAACTACCTTGTTCTGGTTTTGTAGGAGCAACTGGTCTTGTAAGATTAGGTCTATCTGGTAAATCTGCCTTATTTTCATCGTCATCATTAAAACTTTCTTCTGTACGTTCTAAAATCAATTGGTCATACTTTAAGTATTCATTAACCTTACCTTCCATGTATGAATCAACTGAACCACCTACTCTAAAAGACTCAAAACGGTATTCTTTATCTAATTGATAGTTGTCTAAATTTATATTAGTCAACAACTTAAAATAATCTTGATTATTTTTTAGTTCTTGAAGTTTAGATTTTTGAGTATTTTGTAGCGTCTGAAGTTCAAGCTCAGCTGACTCAGTTTCCAATGATGTCACTAGACCTAAATCCTTTTTTAGCTTCATATCTTTAATT
This region includes:
- a CDS encoding PTS glucitol/sorbitol transporter subunit IIC, with translation MENVITGLSKGAEWFIGLFQKGGEQFVGLISGTLPTLIVLMVAINSLIKIVGEERVNKWASKLGRNAFTRYTLLPLVSVFFLGNPMCYTFGRFLKEEHKAGFYDAAVSFVHPITGLFPHANAGELFVWLGISAGLTTLGKETTTLALWYFIVGLIVIFIRGVVTEKMYAFLTRKNKATNKA
- a CDS encoding PTS glucitol/sorbitol transporter subunit IIB is translated as MDANRVLKIEKGTSGWGGPLYIKKEATRNKILSMTAGGIHEVTLKIKELLDCEVIDGFKTGIPDEEVAVVIIDCGGTARCGVYPKKKIPTINVNPVGKTGPLAKFITEEYYVSDVNINCISILDGEETQKKSQENKNESQSSIRKPDNYNEVKSKAQEEYAKKNIILSIGQGAGQVVSKFYDAGRDTIQMIMNNVIPFMAFVSMLMGIILASGLGDWIAKVISPLAGNIGGLLVISIICTLPFLSPILGPGAVIAQVVGTLVGTQIGLGAIPAYLALPALFAINGQAGCDFVPVGLSLGEAEPETVEYGVPALFYSRLITGPISVIIAYGVAIFALR
- a CDS encoding BglG family transcription antiterminator; this translates as MNVTEKIPSIDRKIFKILIMCSKKEFVSIDSIADELNVTTRSVRTYIKQLNKDLGSNIAIIKYIKGQGYKLEIKDKQILNKIIDVNKKSVFSLNSKEERAEFILNYLIELDGFITLDSLADEMCIGRTTLVNDFQYVEKVLNSYNLNLVKKQNTGMKLHGSELDIRLLILNQLYKDSRKDLNNSKYFKCIKKEEIASLEEELLTLFKNNNFYVTDEMLREVFNYIVVLMYRVKEQKIVKEYDVKFDLLKSYDEYLIAGEIKNILSEKFEYILNDEEIIYLTIPLVSGNAPASECALNSSRINKNIDDLMESIFNQIYVDMGIFINEDELRVGLGYHLSFTLNRLLFNIKLKNVLLEEIKQNYILPFKLAQIAGKVIEKKYNLEVSEDEIGYIAIHFSGYLERNSSRFYSIKKIAIICGTGLGTAKLLKIRVEKLIGNNPKIDTLSSFNLRNINLDEYDIVFTTIDLDTSNINTIVLKINTIFDENKLREQLKTVLCLREGNIDTTDSPNLLINNLLNENKFMILNEKTILDSLEKMMDNLMDLGCIDDNFRKNIIKREEKSPTVFDKGLLFPHAVNEKSDKFLMAVGVLEEPIFYANRSIKIILMTMFPCEDKVDSDLLVKIYEEVLKIGQNVKLTNKISKCRSFVEFKKVLIENII
- a CDS encoding PTS glucitol/sorbitol transporter subunit IIA; the encoded protein is MKYEVKISGIGSLVEELINESNCLIIYDETINDEDLKDISVIHSISTLKSNVEIGDTLTIGNRDYCIVSVGDIAQNTLREIGHCTIKFDGEDKVNLPGEIHVEIGKPDIKIGDLITIY
- a CDS encoding NAD(P)-dependent oxidoreductase — translated: MLDLNRKLAKLEEEGKKIKVALIGAGHMGNGMVSQMVNMKGMEASIVVDINLELARKAFTDAGIEEEIIDNVTNETDAELKLQEGKVLTCNDFLVACKTKSIDVVIDATGGIAIGAEIALNAILNKKHIVMLNAETDCVVGPILKKLADDAGVIFTGSAGDEPGAVMGLFDFADAMGFEVRVVGKGKNNKLDLDCNPDTVKEEAERKGASPHMIASFKEGTKTMVEMALMCNATGFVPDVRGGHGIEATVNEVPKKYALKSEGGVLDNYGVVDFVNGIAPGVFVVVAHKLKAVNDELKYLSMGDGPNYILYRPYHLCSLETPLSAAMAVLEHKATIVPKAGLVAEVMTIAKKDLKKGEYMDGYGAYTCYGTIEKYDVAKEMNAVPIGLISKKTKVIKDIKKGEVITYDMVEIEKDTTLYHLRQLQEKIFG
- a CDS encoding helix-turn-helix transcriptional regulator, yielding MIIIQLNERQLKIIDIVKENEPITSESIASSLNVTRATLRSDLAILTMTGILDARPKVGYFYSGVSEINLIGKSIKEKTVEDIMSMPVLAKKDESIYDVIVTMFLSDVGSIVIIDENEELCGVVSRKDLLKATIGGSDINKMPIGMIMTRTPNVVTLTKGASVLLASKKIIEHEVDSIPIVEYKEEDKNHMRVVGRISKTNITKLFLEIVDN
- a CDS encoding kinase/pyrophosphorylase — translated: MLVKNLIIYAVSDSVGETAQQVAKACMSQFYVNETYEIKRFPYMINKGVLLETLENAKAENALIVYTLVDEELCSIVERYCEREGLSCIDLMTDILREISKRTGRKPKREAGIIRKLDESYFKRVEAIEFAVKYDDGKDPRGVLQADIILVGISRTSKTPLSMYLANKNIKVANVPLVPEIPIPKEVFEIETKKIIGLTNSPEKLNEIRTQRLKALGLSSKANYANLERILQELDYSEEIMKKIGCPVINVSNKAIEETAGIILDIMKENGLKIYKEIEI
- a CDS encoding pyruvate, phosphate dikinase, with amino-acid sequence METKYVYSFGEGSKDMKSLLGGKGANLAEMTKIGLPVPPGFTITTEACNDYYVNNESIRAEIIKEIEAHLATLEKDLNKTLGCNKNPLLVSVRSGAVFSMPGMMDTILNLGLNDNSVIGLAEATQNERFAYDSYRRFIQMFSDVAMEVPKYKFENVLDRVKEAKGYTVDTELTTDDLKEIVKEFKAIYKKEIKSDFPQDPKEQLMLAIEAVFRSWNNPRAIVYRRLNDIAHNLGTAVNIQSMVFGNMGETSGTGVAFTRNPATGENKLFGEFLMNAQGEDVVAGIRTPQNISTLAEVMPAVFDEFVKITHILEGHYKDMQDIEFTIENERLYILQTRNGKRTAAAAINVVVDLVEAGIIDEKEAIMRIEPNQLDQLLHPKFEDKALKEAKVIAKGLPASPGAASGRVYFNADDVVKANEKGEKVVLVRLETSPEDIEGMVKAEGILTARGGMTSHAAVVARGMGKCCVAGCGEIKVDEFNKEVRALDDIVIKEGEYISIDGSTGNVYLGDVKKTEVSLTGNFEKLMQWVDKHKCMMVRTNADNPRDARAAIEFGAEGIGLCRTEHMFFDEDRLPAVREMILSNTVEQREKALEKILPMQREDFVELFKVMDGKPVNIRLLDPPLHEFLPHDDETIEELSKTMGIKVSDIKKRIVDLDEFNPMLGHRGCRLAITYPEICVMQSKAIIQGAIEAIRAGVKVSPEIMVPLIGEVNELKIIRKMIVETVDAIIKEEGVEVPYTVGTMIEIPRACLTADEIAQEADFFSFGTNDLTQMAFGYSRDDAGKFLGQYVDEEILEKDPFQVLDQNGVGKLVKMGVKLGREVKPELKLGICGEHGGEPSSVEFCYNVGLNYVSCSPFRVPIARLAAAQASIKNPR